In Cytobacillus oceanisediminis, the following proteins share a genomic window:
- a CDS encoding response regulator transcription factor: MKAIIVDDEKHVREGLMLLADWSRFGIDTIIEAVDGNEAIKLIKEHRPEIIFTDMSMPKKDGISLLKWIHSSDLSSKTIVVSGYDDFDYMRNAICYKSFDYILKPIDPEILNETLEKAINEWKQQSPPVECQQEHDGEMNVIQQIEQFLLESYNKDINLQEIADRFYLSREYISRKFKQEYQATITDFITNVRMNKAKELLQNPKLKIYEIAFQVGYQDEKYFSKVFKKTEGISPNEYRSMN; the protein is encoded by the coding sequence ATGAAAGCAATTATTGTGGATGATGAAAAACATGTGAGGGAAGGCTTGATGCTTCTGGCGGATTGGAGCCGCTTTGGAATTGACACAATCATAGAGGCGGTAGATGGAAATGAGGCCATAAAGCTGATTAAAGAGCATCGCCCGGAAATCATATTCACTGATATGAGCATGCCAAAGAAAGATGGCATAAGCCTTTTAAAATGGATTCATTCTTCGGATCTATCCAGCAAGACGATTGTCGTCAGCGGATATGATGATTTTGACTATATGAGGAATGCCATCTGTTATAAAAGCTTTGATTATATCTTGAAGCCTATTGATCCTGAAATATTGAATGAAACCCTGGAGAAAGCCATAAATGAATGGAAACAGCAAAGTCCTCCAGTGGAATGCCAGCAGGAGCATGACGGGGAGATGAATGTGATTCAGCAAATAGAACAGTTTTTGCTGGAAAGCTATAACAAGGATATTAACCTGCAGGAAATTGCAGACAGATTTTATTTAAGCAGGGAGTACATTTCCAGAAAGTTTAAACAGGAATATCAGGCTACCATAACGGATTTTATAACAAATGTCCGTATGAACAAGGCAAAAGAGCTTCTGCAGAACCCTAAACTGAAAATCTATGAAATTGCTTTCCAGGTCGGCTATCAGGATGAAAAGTATTTTAGCAAAGTCTTTAAAAAGACAGAGGGGATTTCCCCTAATGAATATCGAAGTATGAATTAA
- a CDS encoding ThuA domain-containing protein yields MINVLVWNENRHEQKDAKVRTVYPDGIHGAIADFLNEEDYKVKTATLDEPHHGLSDAVLQETDVLVWWGHLAHGEVEDAIVEKVKQRVLEGMGLIVLHSGHFSKIFKVLMGTSCDLKWREADEKERIWIVDPSHPIAEGIGEYIELEKEEMYGEHFDIPAPDELVMVSWFEGGEVFRSGCTYRRGKGKIFYFRPGHETYPTYYHKDVQQVIKNAVKWAKPADLPVPVYGNAKPLERIRVSQEGVEN; encoded by the coding sequence ATGATCAACGTGCTTGTCTGGAATGAGAATCGTCATGAACAAAAGGATGCAAAGGTAAGGACTGTCTATCCGGATGGTATTCACGGTGCCATTGCAGATTTTTTAAATGAAGAAGATTATAAAGTAAAGACAGCTACATTGGATGAGCCCCATCATGGACTTAGTGATGCTGTTTTACAGGAAACAGACGTTTTGGTCTGGTGGGGACATCTCGCGCATGGGGAAGTTGAGGATGCAATCGTTGAAAAAGTAAAACAAAGAGTGCTGGAGGGAATGGGGCTGATTGTCCTGCATTCCGGCCATTTCTCTAAGATCTTTAAAGTATTGATGGGAACATCCTGTGATTTAAAGTGGAGAGAAGCTGATGAAAAGGAACGGATTTGGATTGTAGATCCGAGCCATCCCATTGCAGAAGGAATAGGAGAATATATTGAACTTGAAAAAGAAGAAATGTATGGGGAACATTTTGATATCCCTGCACCGGATGAACTTGTAATGGTGAGCTGGTTTGAAGGCGGGGAAGTTTTCCGGAGCGGCTGTACATACAGGCGCGGAAAAGGGAAAATCTTTTATTTTCGCCCAGGACATGAAACGTATCCAACTTATTATCATAAGGATGTTCAGCAGGTTATTAAAAATGCTGTTAAGTGGGCAAAGCCAGCTGATCTTCCCGTACCGGTCTATGGAAATGCAAAGCCGTTGGAGAGAATCAGAGTGAGTCAAGAAGGAGTGGAAAATTAA